In one window of Dyella thiooxydans DNA:
- the mtnC gene encoding acireductone synthase: MIEIRAIVTDIEGTTSSIHFVKDVLFPYARKRLPAFVETHGDRPEVQHWLHEAAKEAGFIEASRQEVIELLLRWIDEDRKSTALKALQGMIWQEGYEAGDYRAHVYPEVPARLRAWRAQGLKLYVYSSGSVPAQKLFFGYSEAGDLTPLFAGYFDTGTGPKREQASYEAIAEAIGEQPAHLLFLSDIEQELDAARAAGFQTGWLLRDAATLPAASPHPAYRDFDAIAA; this comes from the coding sequence ATGATCGAAATTCGCGCCATCGTCACCGACATCGAGGGCACCACCAGCTCGATCCACTTCGTCAAGGACGTGCTGTTCCCCTATGCGCGCAAGCGGCTGCCGGCCTTCGTCGAGACCCACGGCGACCGCCCCGAAGTGCAGCACTGGCTGCATGAAGCCGCCAAGGAGGCCGGGTTCATCGAAGCCAGCCGCCAGGAAGTCATCGAGTTGCTGCTGCGCTGGATCGACGAGGACCGCAAGTCCACGGCGCTCAAGGCGCTGCAAGGCATGATCTGGCAGGAAGGCTACGAGGCCGGCGACTACCGCGCTCACGTCTACCCCGAGGTGCCTGCGCGCCTGCGCGCCTGGCGTGCGCAGGGGCTGAAGCTCTACGTGTATTCCTCCGGTTCGGTCCCTGCGCAGAAGCTGTTCTTCGGCTACAGCGAAGCCGGCGACCTCACGCCGCTGTTCGCCGGCTACTTCGATACCGGGACGGGCCCCAAACGGGAGCAGGCCTCGTACGAAGCGATCGCCGAGGCCATCGGCGAACAACCGGCGCACCTGCTGTTCCTGTCCGACATCGAGCAGGAACTCGACGCCGCGCGGGCGGCGGGTTTCCAGACCGGCTGGCTGCTGCGCGATGCCGCGACGCTGCCCGCTGCGAGCCCCCACCCCGCCTACCGCGATTTCGACGCCATCGCGGCCTGA
- a CDS encoding 1,2-dihydroxy-3-keto-5-methylthiopentene dioxygenase: MSRLRIYDDQIPGTPLAEFHDHAAIEHELRQAGVRFERWEANEPVRPGASQEQVIAAYRGDIDRLMEDEGYQAVDVISLKPDHPDRATLRQKFLDEHTHSEDEVRFFVAGAGQFTLHIAGKVYEVLCEQGDLIGVPDGTRHWFDMSEAPYFVAIRLFTNKDGWVAHFTGTDIASQFPRMAPHPSVAALAS; this comes from the coding sequence ATGAGTCGCCTGCGCATCTACGACGACCAGATCCCGGGCACCCCGCTCGCGGAATTCCACGACCACGCCGCCATAGAACACGAACTGCGCCAGGCCGGCGTACGCTTCGAGCGGTGGGAAGCCAATGAACCCGTCCGGCCCGGCGCCAGCCAGGAGCAGGTTATCGCCGCCTATCGCGGCGACATCGACCGGCTGATGGAGGACGAGGGCTATCAGGCCGTGGATGTCATCAGCCTGAAGCCGGACCATCCGGATCGTGCCACCCTGCGGCAGAAGTTCCTCGACGAGCACACCCACAGCGAGGACGAGGTGCGCTTCTTCGTGGCGGGCGCCGGCCAGTTCACCCTGCACATCGCGGGCAAGGTCTATGAGGTCCTGTGCGAACAGGGCGACCTGATCGGCGTGCCCGACGGTACCCGCCACTGGTTCGACATGAGCGAAGCGCCCTACTTCGTGGCGATCCGCCTGTTCACCAACAAGGACGGCTGGGTCGCCCATTTCACCGGGACCGACATCGCCAGCCAGTTCCCGCGCATGGCACCCCATCCGAGTGTGGCCGCCCTCGCCTCCTGA
- a CDS encoding methylthioribulose 1-phosphate dehydratase: MSQTFPPGVSSEAFFACADAIAGAAKDLAALGWTPATSSNFSMRVDDSHAAITISGRDKGRLDRDDIMLIDLDGQAVGTDARPSAETALHTQVYRRWSDMRVVLHTHSRTQSVASRLFAAQGSIRLEGWELQKAITGFHTHESMLQIPVFPNTQHMPELVARVEAWLDAGKPLHAYLIDGHGIYTWGRDMAETRRHLEALEFLLACELDLRRLSA; the protein is encoded by the coding sequence ATGTCGCAGACCTTTCCCCCGGGAGTTTCCTCCGAAGCGTTCTTCGCTTGTGCCGACGCCATCGCCGGGGCAGCGAAAGATCTCGCCGCCCTGGGCTGGACGCCCGCCACCAGCAGCAATTTCTCGATGCGGGTGGACGATTCGCACGCTGCCATCACGATCTCCGGACGAGACAAAGGCCGATTGGATCGCGATGACATCATGCTGATCGATCTCGACGGCCAGGCCGTCGGGACCGATGCGCGCCCCAGCGCCGAAACCGCCCTGCATACGCAGGTCTATCGCCGCTGGTCGGACATGCGGGTGGTACTACACACCCATTCGCGCACCCAGAGTGTGGCTTCGCGTCTATTTGCCGCACAGGGCTCGATCCGACTGGAGGGCTGGGAGCTCCAGAAGGCGATCACCGGCTTCCATACCCACGAGAGCATGCTGCAGATCCCGGTGTTTCCGAACACCCAGCACATGCCGGAACTGGTCGCACGCGTGGAGGCCTGGCTGGACGCCGGCAAACCGCTGCACGCATACCTGATCGACGGCCACGGCATCTACACCTGGGGGCGCGACATGGCCGAAACGCGTCGCCACCTCGAGGCCCTGGAATTTCTTCTGGCCTGCGAGCTCGACCTTAGGAGGCTTTCCGCATGA